The Rhodoferax ferrireducens T118 DNA segment CGCAGCTTGCCCCGGTGCCCCAAGACCAGCAGGCTGAGCTTGTGCAGTTCGGGCAAGGTAAAACCCATGGCATCGGCATTGTCCAGAATGTAGGCGCCGTGTTTGTGGTAGTCGCTGTGGGAAATGTGGCTGCCAATGTCATGCAATCGGGCCGCCCATTCGAGCTTGCGCAGCATGCGTTCAGCCAGTGGGTCCTCGGGCAGGCTTTGCGGCTTCAAAACGCTGCCTTGAAGCTGCGCCAGCAAGTGGCTGGCGACTTTGCCAACGCGCAGGCCATGTGCCGTATTGGTTCCAAATTTGGTGGCCAACCGTTGTACCGAGCGCTCGCGCACATCGGACTGGTCTTGCGTGGCGCCCATCAAGTCAAACAACAGTCCGTGCCGCAGGCCGCCCGTGGTCTGCTGCATTTGATCGATTTCCAGCAAGTCGAAAACCGCCCGCAAAACGCTCAAGCCTCCACCGATGATGGCGCGCCGGTCTTCCCGCATGCCCATCAGCCGAAGACGATCAGCGCTTTGGGCGCTGAGCAACTTGTCTTGCAGCCAGTCCAGTCCTTCGCGGCTCACGTAGCCTGTCGGCCAGCCCGCCGCGGCCAACGCATCGGCAACCGCGTTCACGGTACCCGCCGAGCCATAAGCCACGTCCCAGGCGTCACGCCGGTAGGTGTTGAGCGCCTCGTCCAGCACCGCCTTGGCCGCAATTTCCGCCATTTCAAAGGCGCGCCTGGTGAATTGGTTGTCGGCAAAATAGCGGCTCGACCAGGCAACGCTGCCAACCCGGTACGACTCCATCTGGCTGGGCTCCAGGCCCTGACCCAGAATCAGCTCGGTCGAGCGCCCGCCAATGTCAACCACCAGACGGCGCTCGTCCCCGTGCGGCAGCGCCTGGGCCACGCCCTGGTAGATCAGACGGGCTTCTTCCCGGCCCGAGATGACGTCAATCTGGAACCCCAGCAGCTTGTTGGCGGGCTTCAAAAACTCGACCCGGTTACGCGCTTCGCGCAAGGTTTGTGTCGCCACGGCGCGTACCTCGGCCGCACCAAAGCCAGCCAGACGTTCGCCAAAACGTGCCAGGCAATCCCAGCCACGCTGCATCGCCTCAGGCGTCAAATTTCGGTCAGGATCCAGGCCGTTGCCCTGGCGCACGGTTTCCTTCAAATATTCTGTGCGGAAGAACTGACCGTGTTCAATCCGTCCAATTTCAAGGCGAAAGCTGTTGGAGCCCAAATCGACAGCCGCCAGGCGCGTTCCTTCTTGCATCGGTAATCTTCCTGTGTTTGGGCGTGCAGCATAGCATTCGGGTTGGATGGCCCGGCGACGCTTGTCATTTGCTATATTTATAGTAGCTATACATGCCTATTTTACGGGGGCTGTAGCCTGATTTGTCGTATACTTATCGGTGGTCAGGCAGCGTTCGTTTCTGCCTTTCTACTCCTTGTTGGTATGTCCGTGAACCGGTCGGGCCATCGGGCGCTGCTGGCGCCAGCGTGGCGGCATAAAGCCCTTTTTGGCCGGGTGCCGGGCGGCTGAGGTCGTGAAGGCGGTGTAATAGCCGCTGTGCAAAATCAATCCAAACAACCCAATCAGGAGTCATTCGCTTGAGTACCGACGATCTGGCGGGCCTGTCGCTGGCCGCTTTTGACCAGATGGTGGACGCCACGGCGGGTTTTCGCTCCCGCCCCGGCCAGCGTGACATGGCGCAGCAGATTGCCAGTGCCTTGTCGGGCGTGACGCTGGGCGAGCATGCCGAGCCCAACAAGTCTATTGCGGTCATTCAGGCCGGCACCGGCGTGGGCAAGTCGGCGGCTTACCTGGCCACTACCGTGGCGCTGGCGCTGGCGCGCAAAACCCGGGTCGTCATTTCAACCGCCACGGTGGCGCTGCAAGAGCAACTGATGACCAAGGACTTGCCCGCGCTGGCCGCGGTGCTGGAAAGCCCTTTTGTCTTTGCGCTGGCCAAGGGGCGTGGCCGCTACGTGTGCAAGTTCAAGCTGGAGCGCCTGGCCGGTCCGGGCGGCGATGAACTGAACGAGGAGCTGTTTGGCGTGGATGAAGACACGCCACCCACGCGCGCAGCGTTTGCCGCCCAGCTGCAGGGTGTTGACCCTGAAGAGCGGCGCATGAAGCTCTATGACGCGCTGGCCACTGCCTTGAGCCAAGGCAAATGGGACGGCGACCGCGACAAGCTCGCCGAGCAGCCCGACGCGCGCGACTGGTCGGCGGTGGCGGCGGAGCGCCACAGCTGCACCGCGCGGCACTGCCCGCGTTTTCGCGACTGCAGCTACTACCAGGCGCGCACGCAACTGGCCGAAGCGAATGTCATCGTTGCCAACCATGACCTGGTGCTGGCCTCGCTCGGCATGAATGCGCTGCCCGAGCTGGAAAAATGCCTGGTGGTGTTTGACGAAGGGCACCACCTGCCCGCCGTCGCGCTGGACCAGTTTTCCAGCAGCATGGACCTATCAAGCCTGCGCTGGCTCGACAAACTGCCCAAAATCTTGCTGGAGGTGAGCGAGAAGATCAGTCGGACGCCTGATCAGGACGTCAACACCCTGGCCCAGCAGCTCAAGACCGCCTTGCTCGATGTCAGCCGCATCGCCATGGATTTGTTGCGGACCGGCGGCACTGGCTACGACGGCACCCAGCGCTTCAAGAACGGCGTGCTGCCGGTTGTCTTGCTGGAGCCGATGACGCTGATTCAGGGCCACGCCAGGGGCTTGTCCGGCGTGCTCGAAGCCCTGGGCGCCGAGCTGAAACGGCGCGCCAAGGAAGACCCGGCGCTGGCCTTGAGCAGCTCCCTGCTGTACGCCAAGCTCGGTCCGATGGCGCCCAGGCTGGGCAGTGTGCTGGCCACCAGCGGCATGCTGCTGCAACAGGGGCCGCAACCGCTGGCCAAGTGGCTCAAGTCCGACACCAGCTCGGGCCTGGTTTTTATGAGTGCCCACGCCTGCCCGATTGTGCCGGGCGAGCTGTTGCAGCAAAGCCTGTGGCGCCAGGTGCGCGGCGCCGTCATCACCTCGGCGACGCTGACGAGTTGCGGCAGTTTTGATTTTTTTCTGCAGGAAGCCGGGCTCGACAACGACGAGACGGTGTCCACGCTGGAGGTCGCCAGCCCTTTTAATTACACCGCCCAAGGTCGCTTGATCGTGGTCGAGACCGTGGCTGACCCGAAGAACGTCGAGGCCTACACACGCGAGCTGGTGGCGGAGTTGCTGCTCGATCTGAGCCAAATCGAACATGGCGCGCTGGCCCTGTTCACCTCGCGCGTGCAGATGAAAGCGGCGGTCGACGCCCTGAGCCCCACGCTGCAGGACGTGGTGCTGGTGCAGGGGCAAATGGCGCGCACCCGGCTGCTGGCCACGCATCAGGCGCGGGTGGAGGCGGGGCGGCCTTCCGTCATTTTTGGCCTGCAGTCGTTTGGCGAAGGGCTGGACTTGCCCGGGCGGCTGTGCGAAACCGTGTTGATTGCTAAATTGCCCTTCAGTCCACCGTCGGACCCGGTGGAAGAAGCGCGCTCCGAGTGGCTCAAAAGTGTCGGGCGCGACCCGTTTTCCGAACTGGTGGTGCCTGCCACCGGTATCCGGCTGCTGCAGTGGACGGGGCGGGCGATTCGCACCGAAGAAGATGTGGCGACCGTCATCTGTTATGACCGGCGCCTGCTCACCATGGCGTTTGGGCGGCGCATGCTGCAGGGCTTGCCCGCCTACGCGGTGCTGCGCCGCTCGGCGGGTGTGCTGCGGGCGATGTAGCTTGACGAGCCCTTGCCTTGCATTCGGGGCCCGCGACCGCAGTTGAGGTCAGGGCAGAGGTAAAAGTTAAGGACAGGCGTTTTGAATTGAAAGCGATGATGAATACGATTTTTGGTTTTGTTGTGCGGGTGGTGCTGCTACTGGCGGGTTTGATCTTCATGGCCAGTCTGCTGGTTGCCGCCTTGCTGGTGTTGGTGCTGTGGCTGCTGCGCGCGTTGTGGGCCAAGCTGACCGGTCAGCCGGTGCGTCCCTGGACGTTTCAGGTCAATCGGCAAGCGATGTGGCAGCACTTTTATCGCCCGCCAGCGCACGGCGCTGCGCCCCGGCGCGACGACTCCGATGTGATTGACGCGGAGGTCAAGGAAATCAAGGAAGACAAGCGGGCGGGTTCTTGAAGGGCTTGGGATTTTTTGGCGTTCTTGCCCCCACTCATACCCCCAACCCCTTTCTCGCCCCGCCGGGCGAAAAAGGGGAGCTTCATGTGGCCGCGTCTTCAAAGGCGGGAACTACATGCGCGACTGCGCGTTGGCCTCGAAGTGGTGACAACACACCTCGAAGCCATTCAATCAGTTGAAGGTCAACGTGCCATTGCGTGCCAATTTCCCACCTAAATAGACGCGGCCACATGGGGCTCCTCTTTCCGCCCCGGCGGGGGTGGAAAGAGGCGGGGGAGATAGGGGGGAATACCGCGCCGGAAAAAAGAATTGCGCTGGAAGAATTGCGCTAGTGGCTCTGTCGATGCCCAACATAAAAAAATGAAGCACTAAGAAAATCAAAGCGCATCACCCATATAGGACGGTGGCTAGAGCCCTGTTTTGTCTACAAGAAGTCAGCGCGACGGCGTTTCGGCATCGATGACGATCTCTTTCGAAAACAAGTCGATTGCCGTCTTGGCCACTTGTTGCGTGTCAAAGTAGGCGTAGGCGCTGACGCCGACTGCGCCAAGCAAGGGCACAAAGCGGCTCGCACTCTTGCCAATGATGCGTTGCGTCACCTTGACGCCCAGCAGCCGCGCGGCCGATTGAATAAACCCCAGCGACGCGGTTTGAACCACATAGCGCTCGCCCACGCGCACCACCACATCGCGAAACAACTGCACCGAGACGTGCTTGAACAGGCAGTAAATCATCTGCTCCCGGCCCAACGTGGCCTGTTTGCCATAGACCGCCGCGATGTCTGACACCAGTTGCGCTTGCAGCTTCCATACCCCCACCAGTTCTGGCAGCACCGTCAGCCAGCCCAGAAAGCCCGGCGGCAGTGCCAGCGAACCGGCCATCACACCAGCCTGGCGGGCGGCGGCGCGGCTCAGCGCGCGGGCGCGCTTTTCGGGCTGTTCAATTTCTCTTTCGCTGGAAGCGGGCACGCGCAACACCAGCCCCAGAATGGCGTCGCCGACTTTGTGGCGCAGACCGGTTGCTGGGTCGGTGGTGACTGCCACGGGCAGATCAAGCGTGGAACGTGCAGATTTGGACATGGTGCGTCATTATGTGACCCATGTTGCCTGATGGGGCACGTCATGACGTTGTTGCGCCGCTTTGCCCGCGCCCTGGCTTGGGAGCACGGCTGGCGGACAAGGCAAAATGTAATGATGAGAAACAATATGTTAGCGCCGACCCTGCGTCTATTGGGTGCCCTGATCTGCCAGCTTGGCAGCCTCGGACTGGCCATTGCGCAGACACCTGAGCCCGTCAGCGTCAGCGCCGCGAACGCCACGGCGCTGTCCGAGACCGATTTTCTGACCGAGATGCCGCTTGTGTTGTCGGTATCCAGGCTGCCGCAGCGCCTGGACGAGACGCCGGGTGCCGTGACCATCATCGACCGCGACATGATCCGGCTCTCCGGCGCACGCGACGTGGCTGACCTGCTGCGTCTGGTGCCCGGGTTCCAGACCAGTACCTCGTTTGAAACCGGCGCGCCACTGGCCAGCTACCACGGTAGTTTTGACGCCTACTCGGCACGCATGCAGGTGCTGGTGGACGGGCGCTCGGTCTACTCGCCTTATCTTTTCGGCGGTACTGCCACCGGTTTGCAAAGCGTGGCGATGGCCGATATTGAACGCATCGAGGTGCTGCGCGGCTCCAACTCCGCTGCCTACGGTGCACGCGCCATGCTGGGGGTGATCAATATTGTGACGCGCCACACGGTCGATACGCTGGGTCGGCAGGCCGCCGTGACGACCGGCGAAAACGGCATTCGCGATGCGCAGGCCAGCATTGGCTGGGGCCAGGACGGTGCCACCTTTCGCCTCGGGCTTGACCGCCGCGGTGACGACGGTCTGAGCGGGTCGAACGGCCACAACCTGATCAATCGCGTGAACCTTCGCGCTGATCTGCGCGCCAGTGCGAGGGATGAAGTTGGGCTGCGCGCGGGCGGTTTAACCATCGATTCCGGCGAAGGCTACGTGGGCAAGCCTGACAATCCACCGCACGATCGTTCTTTCGGCGCTGGCTATGCGCAACTCGACTGGCGGCGCAGTCTGGGCGCGGATGAAGATATGGCGCTGAGTTTGTCGCACACCCAAGAGTCCCTTCGGAACAGTTTTGCGTATTCGCTGCTCTCCTACAAAAATCAGGTGGCGGCGTATCCGGACGGCGGAAACGCGGCGCTGATTCAATTCAAGAATCTGGTGGCGGGTATTGATGACAGCATTGACATTGATACCAGTGGCCGCGCGAGCAGCAGCACGCTGTCCCTGCAGCACACCCTGCGCCACAGTTCTGCACTTCGGGTGGTACTGGGTGGTGAGCTCAGGCGTGAGGAGGTGGTGTCGCGGGCGCTTTACAACACCGATGCCGTCCTGCGCACCGATTACACCCGCCTGTTTGGTAACGCAGAATGGCGATTTGCCGACAACGCCCTGTTGAATGCGGGCGGCATGTACGAAAATAACAATGTCAGGGGCGACAATTTTTCGCCGCGGCTGATGGTCAACTGGCACGTCGCCCAGGGTCAGACCTTGCGTTTTGGGGTGTCGAAAGCCTATCGTTCAAACAGTACTTTCGAGCAATTTGCCGACGCGCGCTACACCTCGAATGGCGTTTTACTGAAGGTAACCGCGTTGGCCAGCGGCGCCGTCCAGCCTGAGAGTTTGCTGGTGCGCGAGTTCGGTTACCTCGGTGACTTCCCGTGGCTGCGCGCGGGCCTGGATGTACGTGTGTTTCACGAGCGGATTGCCGGTTTCGTGCGCGGGCGCAAGTCTGTTTTGCCCGCTGGCACAACCCTGTTGGCATCAGCGCCGTGGGACTATGTCAACGATGAGGATTTCACCATCAAAGGCTTTGAATACCAGTTGAAATGGCGTCCTTGGCGAGATGCCCAGTTCATTTTCAATCAAACCTATACCAACATCAATTCGATTGATACTGGTACCGTTCTGCCAGCGCCGGAAGTGGCCAGTTCTCTGACCTATCTTCAGAAATTGCCGGGCGGCGTTGATCTAAGTTTGATGCACCAGGATAGCGGCCCGGTTGTTTTGACGGGTTCATCAGGCAGTCACCTGGCGATGACCCGCACCGATTTGCGGCTGGCCCTGCCAGTGCAATTTGGTGCCACTCGGGGCGAAGTCGCCTTGGTCGTGCAAAACCTGGGCTCGCCATACCTCGATTTTGATCAGCTATTCAGGTTCCAACGCCGCGCCTTCGTGACCCTGCGGCTGGAAAACTAAGTCTGGTCCGGTCCCATGTTGGCGCGCCTGCGTTTACTGTTGCTGACGTTCTGGCTCGGCTGCCTGACGGCACCAACGGTGCAGGCCGTCACGGTCGTGATCGTCAGCAGTGAACGCAGCCCGGCTTATGCGCAGGCGGCTGACACCTTGGTGCGCGAACTTGAGCGCACAGGCTGGTCGCGCCACGACATGCTGCAGCTCACAGCCGCCGAGTTGGCTGGCGCCGGTGTGTTGACGCCCAAGCTGTTTGTGGCACTGGGTGCCCAAGCCGCCAATGCATTGGCACTGGCGCCATTGACTACGCCGGTGCTGTGCGCGCTGCTGCCGCGCAGCAGTTTTGAGCGGGTCTTGCGCAGCAGTGGGCGCAAGGCGTCGAGCCAGTTCTCGGCGCTCTATCTGGATCAGCCCCTGAGCCGACAACTGGGGCTGATTCAGTTGGCCTTGCCCGAGGCGCGCCGCATTGGCGTGCTGTGGGGGCCCGAGTCGAAAACGCAGGCGCCCACTTTGAGAGCGCTCGCGCAGGCCAGGGGCTTGAGCCTGCTGGAGGCGGACGTCGGGCAGGGTGAATTGCTTTTTCCGGGCCTCAAGGCCGCGCTGGAAGGCGCCGATGTGTTGTTGGCGCTGGCCGATCCGCAGGTCTTCAACAGCAGCAGCATTCAAAATGTCCTGCTGACTTCGTTCCGGGCGGGTGTGCCTCTGGTGGCTTTTTCACCCGCCTATGTACGGGCTGGCGCCCTGCTGGCCCTGCATGTCACGCCTGAGCAAATCGGTCAGCAAGCGGCCCTCATTGCCGGTGGCGTCTTGCAGGGCAAGACCTTGTCGGCCACGCCGCTGTATTCGCAGGACTTCAGCGTTGACGTCAATGAGCATGTGGCCCGTTCGCTCGGACTGAGGCTCGACGCTGCTGTTTTGCGCACACTGTTGCGCCAGCGGGAGGCGGCACCATGAAACTGGGCGGTATCCGTCACCGGATGTTGTTGGCCGCGGTGTTGCCGGTGGCCTTGATTGCCGTCTTGCTGGCAGCGGTGTTTCTGTTCACCCGCTTCGATGACATCAATGCGGCGCACCGCCAGCGCGCCCGGTCCCTGGCCCGCCAACTCGCCACGGCCAGTGAATATGGCCTGTTTTCAGACAACGTCAGCCAGTTGCGAACCCTGGCCGGTGGCGCGCTGCGCGAGGCTGACGTGCGCTCGGTCGCCATTGTGAACGCGCAGGGCAAGGTGTTGGCGCACGCGGGCAAGCCCAGCTATCAGACACAGCCGTTGCTGGATCGGCAGGAACGTGAACAGTATGAGCCCGGCGCCGATCTGGACTTGTTGCTGCAGCCGGTTGCGGCCACCCAGGTACCACTGGACGACCTGTATCAAGCGCAGTTCGACACCGCCGGCGGCGCCGGTCAAGCCATGCCGGCGCCGCTCCTGCTCGGCCATGTGTTGATCGAGTTTTCACGCGAGTCGCTGAACCAGAGAGCGCGCCAGATGCTGTTGGCGGGCATTGCCATCACCCTGGGCGGCCTGTTGTTCGGCGCCTTGCTGGCGGCGCGCTTGGGCCGTGGGGTGATTCGGCCCATTGCGCGGGTCTCCCGACTGATTGAACGCATCGGTGCTGGCGAACTGTCGGCGCGCGCCGAGGTCTTGCCGGGTGACCCCTTGCGTGAGGTGCAGCAGGGCCTCAACGTGATGGCGCAACGGCTGGAGTCCGGCCGGGATGAGCTGGAGCAGCGGATTGCCACGGCGACGCAGGCCTTGCGCGAGAAAAAAGAAGAGGCCGAGACCGCCACGCGGGCCAAGTCGCGCTTTCTGGCCGCGGCGAGTCATGACTTGCGCCAACCGATGCACGCGCTGGGCCTGTTTGTCGCCCGACTGGCACAGTTGCCGCACGATGCGCCGACGACGCATTTGATCGGCAACCTGGATGCGTCGGTGCAGGCGCTGCAGGAGCTGCTGGATGGCTTGCTCGATGTCTCAAGGCTGGAGGCGCAGGCGGTGCAGGTGCAGTTGCGCCCCTTCCCGCTGGCCGATCTGTTTGAGCAATTGCGGGCCAGTCTGGCGTTGACCGCCCAGCAAAAGGGTTTGCGTTTGCGCGTGCGCCCGACGCAGGTTTGGGTGCTGAGCGACTCAGCCCTGCTGCACCGTGTTCTGCTCAATCTGCTGAGTAATGCCTTGCGCTACACGCAGACTGGGGGCGTATTGCTGGCGTGTCGATCTGGCGCTGACGGCCAGCACGTCCGCATTGAGGTGTGGGACAGTGGTATTGGCATCGCGCCAGAGCATCAGTCGGCGGTGTTCAAGGAGTTTTACCAAATTGGCAACAGCGAGCGTGACCGCAACAAGGGCCAGGGACTGGGGCTCAGCATTGTGGAGCGCAGTGCGCAACTGCTCGGCTACCCCTTGCAAATGCACTCCAGTTTGGGCCGTGGCACGCGCTTTAGCCTGTGCGTGCCAGTGGCGCCGCCCGGCGTTGCCCTTGAGCGGCGCAGTCCGCTGCGACCGCGCAACTTTGAAGACATTGCCGGCCTGCGGGTGCTGGTGATTGAGGACGATCAACTGGTGCGGGAGGCGCTGGTGAGCTTGTTGGATTCGTGGCGGGTCGAGGTGGCCGTAGCAGAGGGCTTGGCCATGGCGTTGGCGCTGCTCAAAAGCGGCGTTGCGCCCGAGGTGATCGTGGCCGACTACCGTTTGCGTGATGGCGAAAACGGCATTGAGGTCATTCACCAGCTGCGTGCTGCTGCCGGCCAGCCGATACCGGCCTGCCTGATCAGCGGTGATACTGACGCCACTCTGATGCAGGCGGCTGCGCTCGCATCGCTCACCCTGTTGCAAAAACCGGTGCGTCCGGCCAAGCTGCGCAGCTTGCTGCGGCGTTTGACCCGGTCGGTTCAAGCTGACGGCGGGGAGGCGGTGTAGCCCTGGCGGCTGGCAGCCAGCACCAGCTGGGTGCGGCTTTTGACGTCAAAAGCGCGCAGCAGGGCGGTTACATGGTTCTTGGTGGTGTCGTCGGTCAGCGCCAGCGCTTCACTGATTTCCTTGTTGGAGCGGCCGTCCAGCAGCAGGGCCAGGACCTCGGCCTGGCGCGGCGTGACTTGGGGCGCCGACTTGCCCGGGGAGGCGCCTGGCGTGAGCAGGTCCATGGGCACATAAACCTCGCCCGCCAGCACCAGGCACACGGCAGCCAGCAAGTCGGCGCTATGGCCGTTCTTGGACAGAAAACCGGCCGCGCCGCTGGCCAGCGCCTTGCGCACCATCTGCGGATTGGCCATGCCCGAGAGCATGAGGATGGGGAGCTCGGGATGCGCCTGGCCCAGCACCTTGAGTGCTTCCAGGCCGTTCATGCCGGGCAGGTCGTAGTCGAGCAGCACCAGATCAAGCTCAGGATGCAGGGCGGCCAGTTCAAAAGCACGCTCGCAGTCAGGAGCCTCCAGCACCTCAACCGGTTCGTTCAGCCCCTGCAGAACCTGGTGCAAGCCTTCGCGCACCAGGGCATGGTCATCGACAACGAGGATTTTCAGGCGATTCATTTTTTTTGTTCGAGTATGCACCCGTCTGATGCCGGCAAAACGTGCGCTGGGTCAAGACCTGGGAAAAGGAGCACGGATTCGCGGCGGTCAGTCCCGCAAATTAGAATGAACCATGTTTATCCACCTTCGTTTGCACACTGAATTTTCCGTCGTTGACGGCACCAACCGTATTGGCGACAGCGTCAAGGCCGCGGCCGCTGATGGCCAGCCGGCTTTGGCCATTACCGACCTGAGCAATCTGTTTGGCGCCATCAAGTTTTACAAGGCGGCGCGCAAGTGCGGCGTCAAGCCGCTGATTGGCGCCGAAATCTGGCTCGAAGGGCTGGGCCAGGATGCCAGCGCGCTGTCGCGGCTGCTGCTGCTGGTGCAAAACAAGCAGGGTTACCTCAATTTGTCGGAGTTGCTGGCGCGCGCCTGGACGCAGCAGGGCAACAAGGCGCAGGCCAGCGTCAAGCTGGACTGGCTGAAAGAGCTGGGCGAGGGCTTGATCGTCTTGTCCGGCGCCCAGGCCGGGCCGGTGGGGCAGGCGCTGCTGCAGGGCGATGTGGCGCGCGCGCTGGACGCTGCACTGCAGTTGGCGGGCGTATTTACCCATCGGTTTTACCTGGAGTTGCAGCGCGCCGGTCGCCCCGACGATGAGGCGCATGTCGTGGCCACGGTGCAATTGGCCGCGCGCGCTGGTTTGCCGGTGGTGGCGACGCACCCGATTCAGTTTGCCGGGCCGGATGATTTTGAAGCGCATGAGGCGCGCGTGTGTATTGCCGACGGTGAAATTTTGAGCAACCCACGCCGGGTGCGCCGCTTCACGCGCGAGCAGTATTTCAAGTCCAGCGCGCAGATGCAGGCGCTGTTTGCCGACGTGCCTTCGGCACTCGCCAACACGCTGGAGATTGCCAGGCGTTGCAACCTGACCCTGGTGCTGGACAAACCGCAGCTGCCTGACTTTCCGACGCCCGAGGTCAACGGCCAGCGCATGACGCCGGATGATTACTTTCGCTATGCCTCGCACGAGGGCCTGAAAGAGCGCATGGCCCATCTGTACCCGGATGCGGCGCAGCGCGGCCAAGAGATGCCGCGCTACCTGGCACGGCTTGAATTTGAGCTCAATACCATCGTGAAGATGGGTTTTCCGGGCTATTTTTTGATTGTGGGCGACTTCATCAACTGGGCCAAAAACAACGGTTGCCCGGTCGGGCCGGGACGGGGCTCCGGCGCGGGGTCGCTGGTGGCCTACTCGCTCAAAATCACCGACCTGGACCCCTTGCGCTACAACCTGCTGTTTGAGCGCTTTTTGAACCCGGAACGGGTTTCGATGCCCGACTTTGACATCGACTTTTGTCAGACCAACCGCAACCTGGTGATTGACTACGTCAAGAGCAAATACGGCAAGGACGCCGTCAGCCAGATCGTCACTTTCGGCACCATGGCCGCGCGCGCTGCGGTGCGCGACGTGGGACGTGTGCTGGACATGAGCTACACCTTTTGCGATGGCATCAGCAAGCTGATCCCGAACAAGCCGGGCGTCAGCGTGAGCCTGCAGTTGCCGCCACCGGATCGAAAGAAAGACGACAAAACCGTCTATGCCGTCGAGGCCGAGCCGCTGCTGGCTGAGCGCGAGGCCAAGGAAGAAGACGTCAAGACCCTGCTGGAACTGGCGCGCAAGTTAGAGGGCTTGACGCGCAACGTCGGCATGCACGCCGGCGGTGTGCTGATCGCACCGGGCAAGCTGACCGACTTTTGTCCGCTTTATCAGCAGCCCGGTAGTGACTCGGCGGTGAGTCAGTTTGACAAATACGACGTGGAAGCCATTGGCCTGGTCAAGTTCGACTTTTTGGGCCTGGCCACACTCACCATTCTGGAGATTGCGCGCGACTTCATCATCGAGCGTCACCGGGGCCAGGAAAACTTTGCCTTTGAGAACCTGCCGCTGGACGACATGCGGGTCTACAAGCTGTTTCAGGAGGGCAAGACCGAGGCCGTGTTCCAGTTTGAATCGCGCGGCATGCAGGGCATGTTGAAAGACGCCAAGCCGACCCGCCTGGAAGACCTGATTGCGCTCAACGCCCTGTACCGGCCCGGCCCGATGGACCTGATCCCCAGCTTTGTGGCGCGCAAGCATGGCCGCGAGGTGGTCGAGTACCCGCACCCGCTGGTGGCCGAGATGCTGAGCGAGACCTACGGCATCATGGTCTACCAGGAGCAGGTGATGCAGACGGCACAGATTCTGGGCGGCTATTCGCTCGGTGGCGCTGACATGCTGCGCCGCGCCATGGGCAAGAAAGACGCCGATGAAATGGCCCGCCAGCGCCAGATCTTCCGCGACGGTGCGGCCAAAAACAACATCAATCAAGCCAAGGCCGACGAGGTATTTGACTTGATGGAAAAATTTGCCGGCTATGGCTTCAACAAGTCGCACGCGGCCGCCTATTCACTGTTGGCCTACCACACGGCATGGCTCAAGGTGCACTACACGGCCGAGTTCTTTTGCGCCAACATGACGGTGGAAATGGACGACACCGACAAGCTCAAGGTCTTGTACGAAGACGCTTTGAAAATGGGCTTGACGTTTGAGCCGCCCGATGTGAACCGGGGTGGCAGCCGCTTTGAGCCGATCTCCGACAAGGTCATTCGCTATGGCCTGAGCGCCATCAAGGGCAGTGGCCAGCAAGCGATTGAGGCGATTGTGGCGGCGCGCGAAGGCCGTGGTGTCGGGCCCTCGGGCGATGTGGCGGGGCCGTTCAAAAGTCTGTTCGATTTTTGCGTGCGGGTGGACCGTTCGCGCGTCAACAAGCGCACGGTCGAGGCGCTGATCAAGGCCGGTGCGTTTGATG contains these protein-coding regions:
- a CDS encoding response regulator, whose product is MNRLKILVVDDHALVREGLHQVLQGLNEPVEVLEAPDCERAFELAALHPELDLVLLDYDLPGMNGLEALKVLGQAHPELPILMLSGMANPQMVRKALASGAAGFLSKNGHSADLLAAVCLVLAGEVYVPMDLLTPGASPGKSAPQVTPRQAEVLALLLDGRSNKEISEALALTDDTTKNHVTALLRAFDVKSRTQLVLAASRQGYTASPPSA
- a CDS encoding ABC transporter substrate-binding protein, with protein sequence MLARLRLLLLTFWLGCLTAPTVQAVTVVIVSSERSPAYAQAADTLVRELERTGWSRHDMLQLTAAELAGAGVLTPKLFVALGAQAANALALAPLTTPVLCALLPRSSFERVLRSSGRKASSQFSALYLDQPLSRQLGLIQLALPEARRIGVLWGPESKTQAPTLRALAQARGLSLLEADVGQGELLFPGLKAALEGADVLLALADPQVFNSSSIQNVLLTSFRAGVPLVAFSPAYVRAGALLALHVTPEQIGQQAALIAGGVLQGKTLSATPLYSQDFSVDVNEHVARSLGLRLDAAVLRTLLRQREAAP
- a CDS encoding hybrid sensor histidine kinase/response regulator, giving the protein MKLGGIRHRMLLAAVLPVALIAVLLAAVFLFTRFDDINAAHRQRARSLARQLATASEYGLFSDNVSQLRTLAGGALREADVRSVAIVNAQGKVLAHAGKPSYQTQPLLDRQEREQYEPGADLDLLLQPVAATQVPLDDLYQAQFDTAGGAGQAMPAPLLLGHVLIEFSRESLNQRARQMLLAGIAITLGGLLFGALLAARLGRGVIRPIARVSRLIERIGAGELSARAEVLPGDPLREVQQGLNVMAQRLESGRDELEQRIATATQALREKKEEAETATRAKSRFLAAASHDLRQPMHALGLFVARLAQLPHDAPTTHLIGNLDASVQALQELLDGLLDVSRLEAQAVQVQLRPFPLADLFEQLRASLALTAQQKGLRLRVRPTQVWVLSDSALLHRVLLNLLSNALRYTQTGGVLLACRSGADGQHVRIEVWDSGIGIAPEHQSAVFKEFYQIGNSERDRNKGQGLGLSIVERSAQLLGYPLQMHSSLGRGTRFSLCVPVAPPGVALERRSPLRPRNFEDIAGLRVLVIEDDQLVREALVSLLDSWRVEVAVAEGLAMALALLKSGVAPEVIVADYRLRDGENGIEVIHQLRAAAGQPIPACLISGDTDATLMQAAALASLTLLQKPVRPAKLRSLLRRLTRSVQADGGEAV